One genomic window of Leptospira paudalimensis includes the following:
- a CDS encoding glycerate kinase type-2 family protein, whose translation MESLRDEILYLFQQGIKAASPKELFQEFSNGNLELVEKLSDKSKKQFVFSLGKAAYTMAKSFSDLFPVNKGYVLTKYNHLPLGLPEMGEDKIWTYREASHPIPDENSIRYAIEVLDQLKQLDKDDRLVVLLSGGGSSLFEIPIDGLTLEELTNIQNLLLKSGKSIQEINSERKKYSKVKGGKLLKELNQNLEVYTLVISDVIGDDPNSIASGPTYPSKNYFILGNLTRSIQRILEEGIKLGYQTKLISDTWSGSSEETSFLIEKEFILALDSPMSQMIVLGGEMVCPVLGDGIGGRNQETSLRVSILLKEHPTERDWMFLSGGTDGTDGPTDVAGGIVGNDSIHKMEKKGWNPKKELLNSNSYPILKDIDAQVSTGPTGTNVNDILILLIGSAKS comes from the coding sequence TTGGAATCACTTCGAGATGAAATCCTTTATTTATTCCAGCAAGGGATAAAAGCAGCAAGTCCAAAGGAATTGTTCCAGGAATTTAGTAATGGAAACCTCGAATTGGTGGAGAAACTCTCTGACAAGTCAAAGAAACAATTCGTATTTTCCTTGGGTAAAGCGGCTTACACAATGGCTAAATCATTTTCTGATTTATTTCCGGTGAACAAAGGTTATGTCTTAACGAAATACAATCATTTACCATTGGGACTCCCTGAGATGGGAGAGGACAAAATTTGGACTTATCGAGAGGCTTCCCATCCCATACCCGACGAGAATTCAATTCGGTATGCTATCGAAGTTTTAGACCAATTAAAACAATTAGATAAGGATGATCGACTCGTGGTTTTGCTTTCTGGTGGAGGGTCTAGTTTATTCGAAATTCCTATTGATGGACTGACATTAGAAGAGCTTACAAACATACAGAATCTATTATTAAAGAGTGGGAAATCCATTCAGGAAATCAATTCAGAAAGAAAAAAGTATTCGAAAGTGAAAGGTGGAAAACTTCTAAAGGAACTAAACCAAAACTTGGAAGTGTATACTTTGGTCATTTCCGATGTAATTGGGGATGATCCAAATTCGATTGCTTCAGGACCTACCTATCCAAGTAAAAATTATTTTATATTAGGTAATCTCACTCGTTCCATCCAACGAATTTTAGAAGAAGGAATAAAATTAGGATATCAGACTAAATTGATTAGTGATACTTGGTCAGGTTCTTCAGAAGAGACATCCTTTCTCATTGAAAAAGAATTTATTTTAGCGTTGGACTCACCGATGAGTCAAATGATTGTGTTAGGTGGTGAAATGGTTTGTCCTGTATTGGGGGATGGTATAGGTGGACGAAACCAGGAAACGTCACTTCGAGTTTCGATATTGCTCAAGGAACATCCTACAGAACGGGATTGGATGTTTTTGTCTGGTGGAACGGATGGGACAGATGGTCCAACCGATGTTGCGGGTGGAATTGTTGGAAACGACTCCATTCATAAAATGGAGAAGAAAGGTTGGAATCCAAAAAAAGAATTACTCAATTCCAATTCTTATCCTATCCTCAAGGACATAGATGCCCAAGTATCCACTGGACCCACAGGTACTAATGTAAATGATATTTTGATTCTGTTAATTGGAAGTGCGAAATCCTAG
- a CDS encoding NAD(P)-binding domain-containing protein, whose product MWPQVYFNWLKNSSPTGEVEVYPELSDSYETNLPNVFVIGDLTGVPLLKMATESGVQVWNHIPNFKNDRYDVVIIGSGPSGVSCALEAKRLGKKYIVLESNLPFQTIQSYPNGKPIFAEPSDYVGSSAIKIVDTTKEGLLKDLNQFLKQNPIQIETNQRVIHIHKDQIGYTLDTESGSQYQTNAIVIAMGKSGDPKKLGIKGEMGSNVLYRLIDPKDTKDQSVVIVGGGDTALESAILCSEYAKEITLIHRGNEFNKAKSENVKKILTLSSQGKIKILYNATLTEITETNVFVKGKESALKIKSDLVYILIGNLPPLHFFQKIGVKLQNQKNFLDWLGFSSLLGFAFTAYFGKASFYGPFWFSAVASTFAVYSILSLILYATISITKNKQKFDGWKIFKVTYFLFAFLYFLSVYFLATYQQFQLFGKYPSFHYTFLYSLTILIFGIRRMVVRKTQYIVYQTLSLIGIQIFFLFLLPELILPKLGDIGYLGGPEGFIRREIFPSDAYWKAYGFILAWPLSMGVLYDGGITNFWLVYGLSFSFVLIPLLVYHYGKGVYCGWICSCGGLAETLGDEYRQKMPHSKTAYRWEHSGQYILFLAFLLTVLKLFSVYGKSLFPILSLGEMIADSIKLYYDIFVDIGLAGVVGVGCYFLYSGRVWCRMFCPLASLMHIYARFSKFRIFSEKKKCISCNICTKNCHQGIDVMGYASRGIPMDSVQCVRCSACVSLCPTDVLSFGKLNGNQISFDLLDAKTRK is encoded by the coding sequence ATGTGGCCACAAGTTTATTTTAATTGGTTAAAGAACTCATCTCCCACTGGTGAAGTGGAAGTTTACCCAGAATTATCTGACTCCTATGAAACAAATTTACCGAATGTATTTGTGATTGGAGATCTAACGGGTGTTCCACTTTTGAAAATGGCTACAGAAAGTGGTGTACAAGTTTGGAATCACATTCCAAATTTTAAAAATGATCGTTATGATGTTGTGATCATTGGTTCAGGTCCTTCAGGTGTTTCTTGTGCTTTAGAAGCAAAACGTTTGGGAAAAAAGTATATCGTTTTAGAATCTAATTTACCTTTCCAAACCATCCAGAGTTACCCCAATGGAAAACCAATCTTTGCAGAACCAAGTGATTATGTTGGAAGTTCTGCTATCAAAATTGTTGATACAACCAAAGAAGGTCTTTTAAAAGATTTAAACCAATTTTTAAAACAAAATCCAATCCAAATTGAAACAAACCAAAGAGTCATACACATCCATAAAGACCAAATAGGTTATACTTTGGATACAGAATCTGGCTCTCAATACCAAACGAATGCTATTGTGATAGCAATGGGAAAATCTGGTGACCCAAAAAAATTAGGAATTAAAGGAGAAATGGGATCTAATGTTTTATACCGTTTGATTGATCCGAAAGACACCAAGGACCAATCAGTGGTCATTGTAGGTGGAGGTGATACGGCATTAGAATCGGCCATTCTGTGTTCTGAGTATGCAAAAGAGATTACACTCATACATAGAGGGAATGAATTTAATAAAGCAAAATCTGAAAATGTAAAAAAGATCCTAACACTTTCATCACAAGGGAAAATTAAAATCCTATATAACGCAACACTAACAGAAATTACCGAAACAAATGTTTTTGTGAAAGGAAAAGAATCAGCTCTTAAAATCAAATCAGATTTAGTTTATATTTTAATTGGTAATTTGCCACCACTTCATTTTTTTCAGAAAATTGGTGTTAAGTTACAAAACCAAAAGAATTTTTTAGATTGGTTGGGATTTTCGAGCCTTCTAGGATTTGCATTTACTGCTTATTTTGGAAAGGCCTCTTTTTATGGTCCATTTTGGTTTTCCGCAGTGGCATCCACATTCGCCGTTTATTCTATCTTGAGTTTGATTTTATATGCTACTATTTCAATTACCAAAAACAAACAAAAGTTTGATGGATGGAAAATTTTTAAAGTTACTTATTTCCTTTTTGCTTTTTTGTATTTTTTGTCAGTTTATTTTTTGGCAACCTACCAACAGTTCCAACTGTTTGGCAAATATCCTTCTTTCCATTATACATTCTTATATTCGCTCACAATTCTGATTTTTGGAATCAGGAGGATGGTTGTTCGAAAAACACAATATATAGTTTACCAAACACTGTCTTTAATAGGAATCCAGATCTTCTTTTTATTTTTATTACCTGAGTTGATATTACCAAAGTTAGGTGATATTGGCTACTTGGGTGGCCCAGAAGGATTTATCAGACGCGAAATTTTTCCTTCTGATGCGTATTGGAAGGCGTATGGATTTATTTTAGCATGGCCTCTCAGTATGGGTGTGTTGTATGACGGAGGGATTACAAATTTTTGGTTGGTTTATGGTTTATCTTTTAGTTTTGTTTTGATTCCATTATTAGTGTATCACTATGGGAAAGGTGTCTATTGTGGTTGGATTTGTTCCTGTGGTGGACTTGCTGAAACTCTAGGGGATGAATACAGGCAAAAAATGCCACATTCCAAAACGGCGTATCGATGGGAACATTCGGGCCAATACATTCTCTTCTTAGCTTTTTTGCTTACAGTTCTAAAACTCTTCAGTGTGTATGGGAAGTCCTTGTTTCCTATTCTATCATTAGGAGAAATGATTGCCGATTCTATCAAATTGTATTACGACATTTTTGTTGATATTGGTCTCGCTGGTGTAGTTGGTGTTGGATGTTATTTTTTATACTCAGGCCGAGTTTGGTGTAGGATGTTTTGTCCACTTGCATCACTTATGCATATTTATGCGAGATTTAGTAAGTTTCGCATTTTTTCAGAGAAAAAGAAATGTATATCATGTAATATCTGCACAAAAAATTGCCACCAAGGAATTGATGTGATGGGTTATGCGAGTCGTGGGATTCCTATGGACAGTGTACAATGTGTAAGATGTTCGGCATGTGTTTCTTTGTGTCCAACTGATGTATTGAGTTTTGGTAAACTAAATGGAAATCAAATCAGCTTTGATCTCTTAGATGCAAAAACTAGGAAATAA
- a CDS encoding C69 family dipeptidase, producing the protein MCDTSLATEKFTKTQKRIFAKNSDREPNEAQSILHMPRMEYPKDSLLKTTFIEIPQTSVTYEVFLSKPFHMWGAEMGVNEFGVCIGNEAVFTNLKIQKKNNGLTGMDLIRLALERSKTAKDALFLITELLETYGQDACGGYENKSFFYHNSFIIADRTDGYVLETADRYWVAKKIDSYYAISNGLTIETDFEYCSTNLIEKLKYKSKEDFSFKAYFSDSFYTYMSHCHERRNLHQKTAEQFQNIHSTYNSKLAIETLKTHLIDTNEFEPCFSSMKSLCLHATGPTTPNQTNGSLVVEWDTSETNQDPLRIFYTGTSTPCLSLFKPFFFGTKNFINASSLDSNGNYADTLWWLHESIARKSNFDYQGVRSILVPTLVGLQDSIYSMTKDPLSMQKKEEIQWKFLKDHVNILKKVDDELIDAKIGKSRWQNPIFQLYWNSQNRKLGFRTSN; encoded by the coding sequence ATGTGCGATACATCTCTTGCGACTGAAAAATTTACAAAAACGCAAAAAAGGATCTTTGCGAAAAACTCAGATAGGGAACCAAATGAAGCCCAATCAATTCTCCATATGCCGCGAATGGAGTATCCAAAAGATTCACTCCTAAAAACCACCTTCATTGAAATACCACAAACATCCGTTACTTATGAAGTTTTTTTATCAAAACCGTTCCATATGTGGGGTGCCGAAATGGGTGTGAATGAATTTGGAGTTTGTATTGGAAACGAAGCTGTATTCACAAATCTCAAAATTCAGAAAAAGAATAACGGCTTAACGGGAATGGATTTAATTCGTTTGGCTTTAGAAAGATCAAAAACAGCAAAAGATGCCTTATTTTTGATTACAGAACTTTTAGAAACTTATGGTCAGGACGCCTGTGGTGGATATGAAAATAAGTCTTTTTTCTACCATAATAGTTTCATCATTGCAGACAGAACTGATGGTTATGTCTTAGAAACGGCAGATCGATATTGGGTAGCAAAAAAAATTGATTCGTATTACGCAATTTCGAATGGACTCACAATCGAAACAGATTTTGAGTATTGTTCTACAAATTTAATCGAAAAATTAAAATATAAATCTAAAGAAGATTTTTCTTTTAAAGCTTATTTTAGTGATTCTTTTTACACTTATATGAGCCATTGCCATGAAAGGAGAAATTTACACCAAAAAACAGCAGAACAGTTTCAAAACATTCATTCTACTTACAATTCAAAACTAGCAATCGAAACATTGAAAACACATCTCATCGATACGAATGAATTTGAACCATGTTTTTCATCAATGAAGTCACTTTGTTTACATGCAACAGGTCCAACAACACCTAACCAGACAAACGGAAGTTTGGTTGTTGAATGGGATACCTCTGAAACTAACCAAGACCCATTGCGTATTTTTTACACTGGAACTTCTACTCCATGTTTGAGTTTATTTAAACCTTTCTTTTTTGGAACAAAAAACTTCATCAATGCATCTAGCTTAGATTCAAATGGAAACTATGCTGACACATTATGGTGGTTACATGAATCTATAGCACGTAAATCAAATTTTGATTACCAAGGTGTAAGATCCATTCTTGTTCCAACACTGGTTGGACTACAAGATTCCATTTATTCAATGACAAAAGATCCTCTTTCCATGCAAAAAAAAGAAGAGATCCAATGGAAGTTTTTAAAAGACCATGTTAACATTCTGAAAAAAGTAGATGATGAATTAATTGATGCAAAGATAGGTAAAAGCCGTTGGCAAAATCCAATTTTTCAACTCTATTGGAATAGCCAAAATCGAAAACTAGGATTTCGCACTTCCAATTAA